One Halodesulfovibrio sp. DNA window includes the following coding sequences:
- a CDS encoding type I restriction endonuclease subunit R, with protein MSTQSEAALEKNLIAQLSSCGYEQVTIPDLDALEANFKEQLEKHNNVSLTNEEFKRILTHLDGGGTFKKALKLRDKFELHRDNETIYIEFLDCEEWCKNRFQVTNQVTNHAGRYENRYDVTILINGLPLVQVELKRRGKEIKEAFNQICRYKKDSYEKSLFAYIQIFVVSNGVNTRYFANNKSMSSKQIFAWTDEENTSVNNLSDFADSFLERCHLSKMIAKYIVLHQQDRCLMVLRPYQFYAAEAISESVDAAAQNGYIWHTTGSGKTLTSFKTAQLLAEKGTVDKVVFVVDRKDLDYQTTKEFNHFSDGSVSGSENTSSLVKHLGSEQKVIVTTIQKLTRAISAERHSKVLQCVKEKRVVFIFDECHRSQFGDMHTAITKFFTNHQCYGFTGTPIFAENASSGGLVDKDGHRQNTTKSLFGECLHKYIIQDAISDENVLGFCVEYIKTFKQNESADDSDAEVEAIDTEEIFQAPERISLVTDHILSNHSRKTFDRNFTAIFAVKSIPVLIKYYEEFKKHKHDLTIATIFSFGANEDPEEYAGEEKTQSSRDMLESFMQDYNTQFGTNFSTTSGKENSFNSYYIDVARRVKEKQIDILIVVNMFLTGFDSKTLNTLYVDKNLKHHGLIQAFSRTNRLYNEQKKHGNVVCYRPIKKAVDTAVTLFSDKSPLEEVLMKSYEEHLEEFNRLIEMVKGAYPTLESIDDLQSEEDKKNFIEVFRALLRIKTRLASFVDFTFDDVKITEQEVEDYTSKYRDLYDEVVNRAEAEKVSVLDDIDFEIELLRKDNINVDYILSLLNELDPDSKSFEKDKAFIIQKINDSHELKSKKELVEAFVAKHSNLEGDVETNFAKFLEKKKQKELKALAKRENLHEDKLRAFIDEYEFSGRKDESILDEAFTESLGLLKRRTKKKGILTMLNALIDKFKM; from the coding sequence ATGAGTACGCAATCAGAAGCAGCATTAGAAAAGAATCTCATCGCACAGCTTTCTTCCTGTGGGTATGAGCAAGTCACCATTCCCGACCTTGACGCTCTTGAAGCTAATTTCAAAGAGCAGCTTGAAAAGCACAATAACGTTTCTCTCACGAACGAAGAGTTCAAACGCATTCTTACCCACCTTGATGGTGGCGGTACGTTCAAGAAGGCTTTAAAACTTCGAGATAAGTTTGAGCTACACCGTGACAACGAGACTATCTATATCGAGTTCTTAGACTGCGAGGAGTGGTGCAAAAACCGCTTCCAAGTGACTAACCAAGTGACCAACCACGCTGGCAGATACGAGAACAGGTACGACGTAACTATTCTTATTAATGGGCTACCGCTTGTTCAAGTTGAGCTTAAACGCCGTGGCAAGGAAATCAAAGAAGCGTTCAACCAGATTTGTCGTTACAAAAAAGATTCCTACGAAAAGTCACTTTTTGCCTACATCCAAATTTTTGTTGTTAGCAACGGAGTCAATACACGCTACTTTGCAAACAACAAGTCCATGAGCAGCAAGCAAATATTCGCTTGGACAGATGAAGAAAACACTTCAGTTAACAACCTCTCTGATTTTGCAGATAGCTTCTTAGAACGCTGCCACCTCTCCAAGATGATTGCCAAGTACATTGTGCTACACCAGCAAGACCGCTGCCTTATGGTGCTTCGTCCGTACCAGTTCTATGCAGCAGAAGCCATCTCTGAAAGTGTAGATGCAGCAGCACAGAACGGCTATATATGGCACACTACAGGCTCAGGAAAGACTCTTACATCGTTTAAGACTGCCCAGCTACTTGCAGAGAAAGGCACAGTAGATAAGGTCGTATTTGTTGTAGACCGTAAAGACCTCGACTACCAGACGACAAAAGAGTTTAACCACTTCTCAGACGGTTCTGTGTCTGGCTCTGAGAATACGTCCAGCCTTGTTAAGCACCTTGGCTCAGAACAAAAAGTTATTGTTACAACCATTCAAAAGCTTACCCGTGCTATTTCCGCAGAACGCCATAGCAAAGTGCTACAGTGCGTTAAAGAGAAGCGTGTTGTTTTCATCTTTGACGAATGCCACCGTTCTCAGTTTGGTGACATGCACACAGCCATTACAAAATTCTTTACCAATCATCAGTGCTACGGCTTCACAGGCACACCTATCTTCGCTGAAAACGCCTCTAGTGGCGGCTTAGTGGATAAAGACGGACACCGCCAGAACACAACCAAATCTCTGTTTGGCGAGTGCCTTCATAAGTACATTATTCAGGATGCTATCTCAGACGAGAACGTGCTCGGCTTCTGTGTTGAATACATCAAGACGTTCAAGCAAAACGAAAGCGCAGACGACAGCGATGCTGAAGTAGAAGCAATTGATACTGAGGAAATTTTCCAAGCTCCTGAACGTATCAGCCTTGTAACCGACCACATCCTCTCAAATCACAGTCGAAAAACGTTTGACCGCAACTTCACTGCTATCTTTGCTGTTAAAAGTATTCCTGTGCTCATTAAGTACTACGAAGAGTTCAAGAAGCATAAGCATGACCTTACTATCGCTACTATCTTCTCTTTTGGAGCAAATGAAGACCCTGAAGAATATGCTGGGGAAGAAAAGACACAAAGCTCGCGGGACATGCTTGAATCCTTTATGCAGGACTACAACACCCAGTTCGGCACAAACTTCAGCACCACCAGCGGCAAAGAGAACAGCTTCAACTCTTACTACATCGACGTAGCGAGACGTGTGAAGGAAAAACAAATTGACATTCTTATTGTGGTCAATATGTTCCTCACGGGCTTTGACAGCAAGACGCTCAACACTCTTTATGTAGACAAGAACCTCAAGCACCACGGGCTTATTCAGGCATTTAGTCGCACTAACCGCTTGTATAATGAACAGAAAAAGCACGGTAACGTCGTATGCTACCGCCCTATTAAAAAGGCTGTAGACACAGCGGTAACGCTTTTCTCTGACAAAAGCCCGCTAGAAGAAGTCCTCATGAAAAGTTATGAAGAGCACCTTGAAGAGTTCAATAGGCTCATTGAGATGGTAAAGGGAGCCTACCCTACGCTTGAGTCCATTGACGACCTTCAAAGCGAAGAGGACAAAAAGAACTTTATTGAAGTGTTCCGAGCATTGCTACGTATTAAAACACGCCTTGCCTCCTTTGTAGACTTCACCTTTGACGATGTAAAAATCACCGAACAAGAAGTTGAAGACTACACCAGCAAGTACCGTGACTTGTACGACGAAGTAGTGAACAGAGCTGAAGCTGAAAAAGTTTCTGTCCTTGATGACATCGACTTTGAAATTGAGCTGCTCCGTAAAGATAACATTAACGTGGACTACATTCTTTCACTGCTTAATGAACTCGATCCAGACTCAAAGAGCTTCGAGAAAGACAAAGCCTTTATCATTCAAAAGATTAATGACTCTCATGAACTTAAGAGCAAGAAGGAGCTTGTGGAAGCGTTTGTTGCTAAACACAGCAACCTTGAAGGTGACGTCGAAACCAACTTTGCCAAGTTCTTAGAAAAGAAAAAACAAAAAGAGCTTAAAGCTCTCGCCAAGCGTGAAAATCTGCATGAAGACAAACTCCGTGCTTTTATAGATGAATACGAGTTCTCAGGTAGAAAAGATGAATCTATCCTTGATGAAGCATTCACTGAATCACTTGGCTTACTCAAGCGCAGAACAAAGAAAAAAGGCATTCTTACTATGCTGAATGCCCTTATTGATAAATTTAAAATGTAA
- a CDS encoding recombinase family protein, with product MSHHIAYIRVSSISQNTERQLDGLEFDATFEEKVSAKDTKRPKLKECLEYLRKGDTLHVHSIDRLARNLQDLLSLLNSLLDKGVTVEFHKEGLKFTGKNDHMQNLQLQIIGAVAQFERELIKERQREGIELAKRAGKYKKPKPKALTDKQVMDIMSRKASGESIASLAREYGVSRQTIYTSLNRADLNGS from the coding sequence ATGAGTCACCACATTGCATACATTCGAGTTAGCTCTATTTCACAGAATACAGAACGCCAGCTAGATGGGCTTGAGTTTGACGCTACATTTGAGGAGAAGGTTAGCGCGAAGGATACAAAGCGACCAAAGCTTAAAGAATGCCTTGAGTATCTCAGAAAAGGGGATACGCTACATGTCCACAGCATTGACCGTCTTGCACGAAACCTTCAAGACTTACTCTCTCTCCTCAATTCGCTGCTAGACAAGGGCGTGACCGTAGAGTTCCATAAAGAAGGATTAAAGTTCACTGGCAAGAACGACCATATGCAAAATCTTCAGCTACAGATTATTGGCGCGGTAGCTCAGTTTGAGCGAGAGCTGATTAAAGAACGTCAGCGAGAAGGTATCGAGTTAGCAAAACGTGCAGGAAAATATAAGAAGCCAAAACCTAAGGCTCTGACAGATAAACAAGTCATGGATATTATGTCACGAAAGGCTTCTGGAGAATCAATAGCCTCGCTAGCCCGTGAATATGGGGTTTCAAGGCAAACCATCTACACAAGTCTCAACCGTGCAGATTTAAACGGCAGTTAG
- a CDS encoding DnaB-like helicase C-terminal domain-containing protein, giving the protein MGELWMFTAGSGIGKSTVVNEIGYDLLMRHGVKLGIMALEESVRDSADRYIGIQLNKRVGLTRNGISQDQYKKAWKTSLGNGKVWLFDHWGSTDIDNLMAKLRYMLVGLGVDFLILDHISIVVSDLDTIGEGERRMLDVLMTRLRSLVEETGKTIIAITHLKRSDKKYNEGGQVSLTDLRGSASIEQLSDVVVALERDQQGENPNQAVIRTLKSRPTGRTGLADTIQYNPDTGRLLPVDEEALQHFERETDNDDF; this is encoded by the coding sequence TTGGGTGAACTCTGGATGTTCACAGCAGGTTCTGGCATCGGTAAATCCACAGTAGTCAATGAGATTGGCTACGACCTCCTTATGAGGCACGGTGTAAAGCTCGGCATTATGGCTCTCGAAGAATCGGTGAGAGACTCTGCTGACCGCTACATCGGAATCCAATTAAACAAGCGTGTAGGTCTTACACGTAACGGCATCTCTCAAGACCAGTACAAGAAAGCATGGAAGACTTCTCTCGGTAACGGGAAGGTATGGCTCTTTGACCATTGGGGTTCGACTGACATTGATAACCTCATGGCAAAGCTACGCTACATGCTTGTAGGTCTTGGTGTAGACTTCCTTATCCTCGACCATATCAGCATCGTAGTATCCGATCTCGATACCATTGGCGAAGGCGAACGTAGGATGCTCGACGTTCTTATGACTCGTCTACGCTCCCTTGTAGAAGAGACAGGGAAGACCATCATTGCCATTACACACCTCAAGCGTTCCGACAAGAAATACAACGAAGGTGGTCAAGTATCCCTTACCGACCTACGAGGCTCTGCTTCTATCGAGCAGTTGTCAGATGTTGTTGTGGCTCTTGAACGTGACCAGCAGGGAGAGAACCCAAACCAAGCAGTAATCAGAACATTGAAGTCTCGACCTACTGGACGAACGGGACTCGCTGACACCATTCAATACAACCCTGATACGGGTAGATTACTACCTGTGGATGAGGAAGCCCTCCAACACTTCGAGAGGGAAACAGATAACGACGACTTCTAA
- a CDS encoding phage antirepressor codes for MNEIMKSFEHEYFGEIRTLTKEGEPWFVAKDVALVLGYSNPHDAIRRFCKGVSETRTPTAKGMQTMKIIPERDLYRLIMRSRLPQAERFEEWVVGEVLPSIRKHGGYLTPQKLDEVLDDPDTLIKLATNLKIERQRRLEAEAQRLATESQLEAVQPKVEFAEALEVSEDTILVRELAKLIQQTTGYKTGGNRFYRWLRDNGYPELLPDWRAECSS; via the coding sequence ATGAACGAGATTATGAAGAGCTTTGAACACGAATACTTTGGAGAAATTAGAACCCTCACTAAGGAGGGTGAACCTTGGTTCGTGGCGAAGGATGTGGCGTTAGTACTTGGGTATAGCAATCCTCATGATGCAATCCGAAGGTTCTGTAAAGGGGTGAGCGAAACACGCACCCCTACAGCCAAGGGTATGCAAACAATGAAGATAATCCCTGAACGAGACCTCTATCGTCTCATTATGCGCTCCCGCCTACCTCAAGCAGAACGCTTCGAAGAATGGGTAGTAGGCGAAGTACTCCCGTCCATCCGTAAGCACGGTGGCTACCTCACTCCTCAGAAACTCGATGAAGTTCTGGACGACCCCGACACTCTCATCAAGCTTGCTACGAACCTGAAGATAGAACGCCAAAGGAGACTTGAAGCAGAAGCCCAACGACTCGCAACGGAGTCACAGCTTGAAGCCGTTCAGCCTAAAGTAGAATTCGCAGAAGCTCTTGAAGTATCCGAAGATACCATTCTTGTACGAGAATTGGCGAAGCTTATTCAGCAGACTACCGGATACAAGACGGGTGGGAACAGGTTCTATAGGTGGCTTAGGGATAATGGGTATCCAGAACTACTTCCAGACTGGAGGGCAGAATGCTCAAGTTAA
- a CDS encoding KilA-N domain-containing protein: MKRQVELTFNGITALIESDDEGFFNLKDIWKSFKLPDSKRPQNWRDEMRRVLENDAKLRHYGKGRNSKLLADEDAVYAYAGWVQPEFAF, from the coding sequence ATGAAAAGACAAGTTGAACTCACCTTCAATGGTATTACGGCTCTTATCGAATCAGACGATGAGGGCTTTTTTAATCTTAAAGATATCTGGAAAAGTTTTAAGCTCCCAGATTCAAAGCGTCCTCAGAACTGGCGTGATGAAATGAGACGAGTCTTAGAGAATGACGCAAAATTGCGTCATTATGGAAAGGGTAGAAATTCGAAGTTGTTGGCTGACGAAGATGCAGTCTACGCCTACGCCGGATGGGTACAACCTGAGTTTGCCTTTTGA
- a CDS encoding site-specific integrase yields MANYLFQTASAHYFRRTIPLDLRPVFGIREMRYSLGTIRKRDAKRVAKRLAAATSLLFEQTRLSQSSVDKNQIKNSLKSYIDQLLAKLPPAASLIAPVADSNAFFPTPTTIVQRPKAKPKKPKGILLKDVVHKFCAENERENWTEKSAQEARANLQLFLDFAGEKVACSEINHDLVNSYKEALLKLPANRGKVVKYRGKSIKQLLNMNCTPMSLTTANKHLGKLSGLLSYAQRHGYVKENYAANKAFKKKQKASEERGSYTTEELKKLLHSEQYREGTHAKPFQFWSPLIALFTGMRVNEIAQLHLDDIYQEDGIWLISNNLNTPDKKLKNDTAARRVPLHPFLTEKLRLPQYVEKLRSEGHDRLFPEITPHRDGYGQRISRWFNGDGKASRNIGYRRKCGIDSGIGTDKKDFHSFRHTVIDHLKQKLGQGVEEVCLHYVMGHDLPNSQTYKRYGNEFKVSTLYKTVTQFITFDEELDLTSLRFDI; encoded by the coding sequence GTGGCTAATTATCTCTTTCAAACAGCCTCAGCACACTACTTCAGAAGAACTATTCCACTAGACCTACGTCCTGTTTTTGGCATCAGAGAGATGCGCTACTCACTTGGCACTATCCGTAAACGAGATGCTAAACGTGTAGCTAAGAGACTTGCCGCCGCAACGTCTTTACTCTTTGAGCAGACTCGGCTCTCTCAAAGCAGCGTCGATAAAAATCAGATAAAAAATTCTCTGAAGTCATATATAGACCAACTGCTAGCGAAACTTCCCCCCGCCGCCTCGCTCATTGCACCTGTAGCGGATTCTAATGCCTTCTTTCCTACACCTACAACCATTGTACAACGTCCTAAAGCTAAGCCTAAGAAACCCAAAGGCATCTTGCTGAAAGACGTAGTACATAAGTTCTGTGCCGAAAACGAGCGTGAGAACTGGACAGAGAAATCAGCTCAGGAAGCTAGAGCAAACCTGCAACTCTTCCTCGACTTCGCAGGAGAAAAAGTAGCCTGTAGTGAGATTAACCATGACCTTGTTAACAGCTACAAGGAAGCCTTACTTAAGCTACCTGCAAACCGTGGAAAGGTCGTGAAGTACCGTGGCAAAAGTATTAAGCAACTATTGAATATGAACTGCACTCCGATGTCTCTAACCACTGCTAACAAACATCTAGGCAAGCTCTCAGGCTTGCTCTCCTACGCTCAAAGACACGGTTACGTGAAAGAAAACTATGCCGCTAACAAAGCGTTTAAAAAGAAACAGAAGGCTAGTGAAGAACGTGGCTCATACACGACTGAGGAGCTAAAGAAGCTCTTACACTCTGAACAGTATAGAGAGGGAACACACGCTAAACCATTCCAGTTCTGGTCACCTCTCATAGCCCTCTTCACAGGCATGAGAGTGAATGAAATAGCGCAACTGCATTTAGATGACATCTACCAAGAGGACGGTATCTGGCTCATAAGCAACAACCTAAACACGCCTGACAAAAAGCTGAAGAACGACACCGCAGCTCGTAGAGTTCCGCTACATCCGTTCCTCACAGAGAAGCTACGCCTTCCACAGTACGTAGAGAAACTACGCTCTGAAGGACATGACCGCCTATTCCCTGAAATTACACCTCATAGGGACGGCTACGGACAACGTATTTCTCGCTGGTTTAACGGAGATGGTAAGGCAAGTAGAAACATTGGCTACCGCCGCAAGTGCGGTATTGACAGTGGTATAGGCACAGATAAAAAAGACTTCCACAGCTTCAGACATACCGTGATTGACCACTTGAAACAGAAGCTTGGGCAAGGTGTAGAGGAAGTGTGCCTGCACTATGTGATGGGGCATGACCTGCCGAACAGCCAGACGTACAAACGTTACGGCAATGAGTTCAAAGTGAGCACGTTGTACAAGACAGTTACACAGTTCATTACTTTTGATGAAGAACTCGATTTAACTAGCCTAAGATTTGACATATGA
- the lpxB gene encoding lipid-A-disaccharide synthase has product MGKKIWINAGETSGDLHGGKLMEAIAAIAPDTEFCGMGGQEMRAKGLDAVLRVEDLSVMGFTEVFGKLFDILKMLRKIKHELAQRKPDAVILIDAPEFNFRVAKYAYNLGIPVYYYISPKLWAWRTGRAKFIAKHVKRLFSILPFEVEFYRQFNMEIDYIGNPLVDVIDWASIDHITPEKNKIGILPGSRKKEIEALMPQFSQAASIMVQENPELEFHCIQAPGISQERLRELWTSPVPLQIHSPENRYSFMRSCLMLIAASGTVTLESALVGTPTLITYQLSKLTFFLGTKIIKVPYVGLPNLIMNREVFPELLQEDANGDVVAQRALAWINTTGKLDAIRKDLEVLRSKVGKPGAANRAAKLIIEDLSK; this is encoded by the coding sequence ATGGGAAAAAAAATATGGATCAACGCTGGAGAAACTTCCGGCGACTTGCATGGTGGAAAGCTTATGGAAGCCATTGCTGCCATTGCGCCTGACACCGAGTTTTGTGGAATGGGCGGGCAGGAAATGCGCGCCAAAGGTCTGGATGCTGTGCTACGTGTTGAAGACCTTTCCGTCATGGGATTTACAGAAGTCTTTGGCAAGTTGTTCGATATTTTAAAAATGCTTCGCAAAATCAAGCACGAGCTAGCTCAACGCAAGCCGGATGCTGTTATCCTTATCGATGCGCCCGAGTTCAACTTTCGTGTTGCTAAATACGCATACAATCTTGGCATCCCTGTCTACTATTACATTTCGCCAAAGCTTTGGGCATGGCGCACAGGTAGAGCCAAATTTATTGCCAAACACGTTAAGAGATTATTTTCTATTCTTCCATTCGAAGTTGAATTCTACCGGCAGTTCAACATGGAGATTGACTACATAGGCAACCCGCTTGTGGATGTGATTGACTGGGCATCAATCGACCACATCACCCCTGAAAAGAACAAAATCGGTATCTTACCCGGTAGCCGCAAAAAAGAGATAGAGGCATTAATGCCCCAATTCTCCCAAGCGGCATCGATTATGGTTCAAGAAAATCCCGAGCTAGAATTTCATTGCATTCAAGCTCCGGGGATTTCACAAGAACGATTGCGTGAGTTATGGACCTCACCTGTTCCATTACAAATTCATTCACCAGAAAACCGTTACTCATTCATGCGGAGCTGTCTCATGCTCATCGCGGCATCAGGCACAGTTACACTGGAATCCGCACTGGTCGGCACTCCAACGCTCATCACGTATCAGCTTTCGAAATTAACGTTTTTCCTGGGTACTAAAATCATAAAAGTTCCATATGTTGGACTTCCAAACTTGATTATGAACCGCGAAGTTTTTCCAGAATTATTGCAGGAAGACGCAAATGGCGATGTTGTGGCACAACGCGCTCTGGCTTGGATTAACACTACCGGTAAACTCGACGCTATTCGCAAAGATTTGGAAGTGCTCCGTTCTAAAGTAGGAAAACCCGGAGCAGCTAACAGGGCAGCAAAACTCATTATTGAAGATTTATCAAAATAG
- the rfbB gene encoding dTDP-glucose 4,6-dehydratase: protein MNLLVTGGCGFIGSNYIHYIFNTFNDINVINIDKLTYAGNLLNLQSIEKEFGGSRYFFEHADIADADAIHTIFEKYDIDAVINFAAESHVDRSINDPSPFITTNVMGTQVLLTAARKAGIERFVHVSTDEVYGDLSLDDPAFTEETPLHPSSPYSASKASADMLAYAFYRTYGYNVSITRCSNNYGPYQFPEKLIPLMFSLASADKPLPVYGTGMNIRDWIHVSDHCKGVHLTLMKGKAGKAYNFGGNAERTNLDVIRTILGDLGKSEDLITFVKDRPGHDKRYAMNYSLAQKELGYEPEYSFERGIAETLDWYRNNTNWLQDVQSGAYREFMKKWYGDT, encoded by the coding sequence ATGAACTTACTCGTTACGGGCGGTTGCGGCTTCATCGGCTCAAACTACATCCACTATATCTTTAATACTTTCAATGACATCAATGTCATCAACATAGATAAGCTCACCTACGCGGGAAACCTTTTAAATTTACAGTCTATTGAAAAAGAATTCGGCGGCAGTCGCTACTTCTTCGAGCATGCAGACATCGCAGACGCAGACGCAATTCACACTATCTTTGAAAAATACGACATTGATGCTGTTATCAACTTTGCAGCTGAATCTCATGTAGACCGCTCCATCAATGACCCTTCTCCGTTTATTACGACTAATGTCATGGGAACACAGGTACTGCTGACAGCGGCACGCAAAGCAGGCATTGAGCGCTTTGTTCACGTTTCCACAGATGAAGTCTACGGCGATCTCTCCCTTGACGATCCAGCTTTCACCGAAGAAACACCGCTTCATCCTAGTAGCCCATATTCTGCTTCCAAAGCATCAGCGGACATGCTTGCCTATGCATTTTACCGTACGTACGGATACAATGTTTCCATTACACGCTGCTCCAACAACTACGGTCCGTATCAATTTCCAGAAAAGCTTATTCCATTAATGTTCAGCCTTGCATCTGCTGACAAGCCACTACCTGTATACGGTACGGGCATGAACATCCGCGACTGGATTCATGTTTCTGACCATTGCAAAGGCGTGCACCTCACCCTTATGAAGGGAAAGGCTGGCAAGGCATATAATTTTGGTGGCAATGCTGAACGCACAAATCTTGATGTTATCCGCACTATTTTAGGTGACCTTGGGAAATCTGAAGACCTGATTACTTTTGTCAAAGATCGCCCGGGGCATGACAAGCGATACGCCATGAACTACTCGCTTGCCCAAAAAGAGCTTGGATACGAGCCTGAATATTCCTTTGAACGCGGTATTGCTGAAACTTTGGATTGGTACCGCAACAATACTAACTGGTTGCAAGATGTTCAGTCAGGCGCGTACCGCGAATTTATGAAAAAATGGTATGGCGATACATAA
- a CDS encoding sirohydrochlorin cobaltochelatase codes for MKKGILLVAFGANNLQAHQTLRLLDERVRMRFEGVNVRLAFTSELIRDRLAAQRVKRDSVVKALEKMAFENYTHIAVQSLHIIPGVEYEDLCAHANALVESGRLQNVCVGAPLLDSEEDITQVVSAIMQHLPPSRKPEEGVVFMGHGSSHEGDSCYDAVYQKLQQIDPNIFLGTMDGNHTLEHILPELKRRELKRVWLMPFLSVVGRHARNDMAGSDDDSWKSQIEAAGIRCTPMVLGLAEYPAFVDIWLNHLEATLIRL; via the coding sequence ATGAAAAAAGGTATTTTACTTGTGGCATTTGGCGCTAATAATTTGCAGGCGCATCAAACTCTACGCCTGCTTGATGAGCGGGTGCGCATGCGTTTTGAGGGAGTAAATGTCCGCCTTGCTTTTACTTCAGAGCTTATTCGCGACCGCCTTGCTGCTCAACGAGTCAAACGAGACTCTGTTGTGAAGGCACTGGAGAAGATGGCTTTTGAAAATTATACGCATATTGCAGTGCAATCATTGCATATTATTCCGGGTGTGGAATATGAAGATTTATGCGCACATGCCAATGCGCTTGTTGAGTCTGGGCGGTTACAAAACGTGTGTGTAGGTGCGCCGCTGTTGGATTCCGAAGAGGATATAACACAAGTTGTATCCGCCATTATGCAACATTTGCCGCCAAGCCGTAAGCCGGAAGAGGGTGTTGTGTTTATGGGGCATGGTTCTTCTCACGAGGGGGATTCTTGTTACGATGCTGTGTATCAGAAGCTGCAACAAATAGATCCGAATATTTTTCTGGGAACTATGGACGGAAATCATACGTTGGAACATATCTTACCAGAGTTGAAGCGTAGAGAGCTAAAACGCGTCTGGTTGATGCCGTTTTTATCTGTGGTGGGACGCCATGCACGTAATGATATGGCTGGCAGTGACGACGATTCATGGAAATCACAAATCGAAGCAGCGGGTATCCGCTGTACTCCGATGGTATTGGGCTTGGCTGAGTATCCTGCATTTGTGGATATTTGGCTAAACCATTTGGAAGCAACATTAATACGATTGTAA